Proteins encoded in a region of the Mucilaginibacter sabulilitoris genome:
- the bla gene encoding subclass B1 metallo-beta-lactamase produces MKFILSAMLVLCATFGKAQTRPFKISTTHLTGNVYVYVSYGLPDDKTPFPANGLYIVTANGIILIDTPWDEAQTQQLVDTLQRRYKQKIKLCISTHFHSDRTAGLDLLKKNGVKTYATVLTNQLAKRHGNKQAEFTFSKDTVFNVGGGVAVQTFFPGGGHTKDNIVVWLPQSKVLFGGCLIKSMETNSIGYTADANIPEWPGSITRVKNRFKNIRYLIPGHQGWQGDMLMFGHTISIVKQPG; encoded by the coding sequence ATGAAATTCATATTGTCTGCCATGCTGGTTCTGTGCGCCACTTTTGGTAAAGCCCAAACCCGACCTTTTAAGATTAGCACTACCCACTTAACAGGTAATGTATACGTGTATGTTTCGTATGGTTTGCCCGATGACAAAACACCTTTCCCGGCCAACGGATTATACATTGTAACTGCCAACGGCATCATACTTATTGATACGCCCTGGGACGAAGCCCAAACACAACAGCTTGTAGACACATTACAACGGCGTTACAAGCAAAAGATTAAACTTTGTATATCAACCCATTTTCACAGTGACCGCACCGCTGGTCTTGATTTGCTGAAAAAGAATGGCGTGAAAACCTATGCAACTGTGTTAACAAATCAACTGGCTAAACGACATGGCAACAAGCAAGCCGAATTTACCTTTAGTAAAGACACCGTTTTTAACGTTGGCGGCGGCGTAGCAGTACAAACCTTTTTTCCGGGCGGGGGCCATACTAAAGATAATATAGTGGTATGGCTGCCACAAAGTAAGGTACTGTTTGGCGGTTGCCTTATCAAAAGCATGGAAACCAATAGCATCGGCTACACAGCCGATGCCAACATTCCCGAATGGCCTGGATCAATAACCCGGGTTAAAAACCGCTTTAAAAATATCAGATATCTTATCCCCGGTCACCAAGGCTGGCAGGGCGATATGCTGATGTTTGGCCATACTATAAGCATAGTGAAGCAACCCGGTTAA
- a CDS encoding peroxiredoxin: MSLQPGQEAPQFTLVSSALKSVSLADFKGRKVVLHFFPFAFTGVCTTQLCTMRDSFGYYDGLNATILGISVDSPFTLAKFKEENNYQFDLLSDFNKEVSSAYGAIYDNFVMGLKGVSKRAAFVIDENQQIIYAEVLEVATDLPNFEAIAEKVK; this comes from the coding sequence ATGTCGTTACAACCAGGTCAGGAAGCCCCTCAATTCACTTTAGTATCATCAGCGTTAAAAAGTGTATCACTTGCCGATTTTAAGGGTCGTAAAGTAGTGTTGCATTTTTTTCCTTTCGCTTTTACCGGAGTTTGTACCACACAATTGTGCACCATGCGCGATAGTTTTGGCTATTATGATGGTTTAAATGCCACTATTTTAGGTATATCTGTGGACTCACCTTTTACACTGGCTAAGTTTAAAGAAGAGAATAATTACCAGTTTGATTTGCTATCTGATTTCAATAAAGAAGTATCATCTGCCTATGGCGCCATATATGATAATTTTGTAATGGGTTTAAAAGGGGTTTCAAAACGTGCCGCCTTTGTTATCGACGAAAACCAGCAAATCATTTACGCTGAGGTACTTGAGGTGGCTACAGATTTACCCAACTTTGAAGCAATTGCAGAAAAAGTAAAGTAA